Proteins encoded by one window of Carassius carassius chromosome 30, fCarCar2.1, whole genome shotgun sequence:
- the LOC132110746 gene encoding heterogeneous nuclear ribonucleoprotein H3-like, with amino-acid sequence MSHNDEGYVVRIRGLPWSCTQEEVASFFSDCDIVGKVNGVCFTFSKEGRSSGEAFIELKTSEDFKKALAKDRKYMGHRYIEVFKSNRSEMDWVLKRSGPTDYDGSSGCMLRLRGLPFGCSKEEILQFFSGLKIVPNGITLPMDYQGRSTGEAFVQFASKEIAEKALGKHKERIGHRYIEIFKSSRNEISAYYEVPRRMMGQRPRPYDRPVMGRVSFFGSSPGRGSAALDLVRSGGGGGYSSGYGGFDNYNGFNNYCFSNGMFEERVHDDRGKGRTRGHGYSSDSDSGFHSGHFVHMRGLPFRATETDIAHFFAPLIPVRVHIDVGPNGKSTGEADVEFRSHEDAVSAMSKDKNHMQHRYIELFLNSTSSGPSEMGRGGGFYGNSGGMGSRGSGLRGMY; translated from the exons ATGTCTCATAACGATGAAGGATATGTGGTACGGATCCGTGGTCTACCTTGGTCATGCACACAAGAGGAAGTGGCCTCCTTTTTCTCTG ATTGTGACATTGTAGGGAAAGTGAATGGCGTGTGTTTTACCTTCTCCAAAGAGGGAAGGTCGAGTGGAGAGGCATTTATAGAGCTGAAGACATCAGAGGACTTTAAAAAGGCTTTGGCAAAAGATCGTAAATACATGGGTCATCGTTACATCGAAG TGTTCAAGTCAAACCGTAGTGAGATGGATTGGGTGCTGAAACGCTCCGGTCCCACAGACTATGACGGCAGCAGTGGTTGCATGTTGCGTCTAAGAGGACTGCCGTTCGGCTGCAGTAAAGAAGAAATTCTACAGTTCTTTTCAG GGTTGAAAATCGTGCCAAATGGGATAACATTGCCGATGGACTACCAGGGGAGGAGCACAGGGGAAGCCTTCGTGCAGTTTGCCTCAAAGGAGATAGCAGAAAAGGCTCTGGGGAAACACAAGGAAAGAATAGGGCACAG GTATATAGAGATATTCAAAAGCAGCCGAAATGAAATAAGTGCATACTACGAAGTGCCTCGGAGGATGATGGGACAGAGGCCTCGTCCATATGACAGACCCGTGATGGGACGCGTGAGCTTCTTTGGGTCCAGTCCTGGAAGGGGAAGTGCTGCCCTGGACCTGGTGCGCAGCGGAGGTGGAGGCGGTTACAGCAGTG GATATGGTGGGTTTGACAACTACAATGGCTTTAACAACTACTGCTTTAGTAACGGCATGTTTGAAGAGCGTGTGCATGATGATAGAGGAAAAGGAAGAACGAGGGGTCATGGCTACAGCAGCGATTCAGATTCAGGCTTTCACAGCGGCCATTTTGTTCACATGAGAGGTCTACCATTCCGTGCTACAGAGACAGACATCGCACAT ttcTTTGCCCCTTTAATTCCTGTGAGGGTGCACATTGATGTAGGACCTAATGGAAAGTCTACAGGAGAGGCAGACGTTGAGTTCAGATCTCACGAAGATGCTGTGTCTGCCATGTCAAAAGACAAGAATCATATGC AGCATCGTTACATTGAGCTGTTCCTGAATTCAACTTCAAGTGGGCCGTCCGAAATGG GCCGTGGAGGAGGTTTCTATGGCAACTCCGGCGGTATGGGCTCTCGAGGAAGTGGACTAAGGGGGATGTATTGA
- the LOC132110747 gene encoding phenazine biosynthesis-like domain-containing protein: protein MEIPVFTVDAFTNLPFKGNPAAICLIENELRDDLYQSIAAEMNLSETAFITKLNSMDFSSGARFGLRWFTPTSEVPLCGHATLASAAVLFYLKKNVNPVLVFETMSGELYVRQHKESLIMDFPLNKPNPQDQHEVKDLLKAAVGDVPIQEVCYSPTTSKLMIRLADTCDRSQLTSLKPEAEALLKNESTGKIKGVIVTMKGAPTAQPGYDFYSRYFAPWVGILEDPVCGSAHTVLAAYWSEKLNKKKMLAYQCSSRGGELGLEVRDDGRLNISGQAQIVLQGTLKI, encoded by the exons ATGGAGATTCCAGTATTTACTGTTGATGCTTTTACTAACTTACCTTTCAAAGGTAATCCTGCTGCAATATGTCTTATAGAGAAC GAGCTGAGAGATGATCTTTATCAGAGCATTGCTGCTGAGATGAATTTATCAGAGACTGCTTTCATCACAAAACTGAATTCTATGGATTTCTCCTCAG GTGCAAGGTTTGGATTACGCTGGTTTACTCCCACAAGTGAGGTTCCACTGTGTGGACATGCAACACTGGCCTCAGCAGCAGTTCTCTTTTACCTGAAAA AAAATGTCAACCCTGTACTGGTGTTTGAGACTATGAGTGGAGAGCTTTATGTGCGCCAGCATAAAGAATCTCTAATAATGGACTTTCCCTTAAACAAACCGAACCCCCAG GATCAGCATGAAGTCAAGGATCTTTTGAAA GCCGCAGTAGGAGATGTGCCCATTCAGGAAGTGTGCTACAGTCCAACCACAAGCAAACTGATGATTCGTTTGGCTGACACATGTGACAG ATCTCAACTAACATCTCTGAAGCCTGAAGCAGAAGCTCTGCTGAAAAATGAATCCACTGGGAAGATTAAAGGTGTCATTGTTACAATGAAGGGAGCTCCAACCGCACAACCTGGATATGACTTCTATTCCCGTTACTTTGCTCCTTGGGTTGGGATCCTTGAAGATCCAGTCTGTG GTTCTGCACATACGGTTCTTGCTGCCTACTGGTCTGAAAAgctgaacaaaaagaaaatgttgg CCTATCAGTGCTCCAGTCGTGGTGGAGAGCTTGGGCTGGAGGTTAGAGATGATGGTCGACTCAACATCAGTGGTCAGGCACAGATCGTTCTTCAGGGAACTCTTAAAATCTAG